One window from the genome of Chiroxiphia lanceolata isolate bChiLan1 chromosome 15, bChiLan1.pri, whole genome shotgun sequence encodes:
- the RASGEF1C gene encoding ras-GEF domain-containing family member 1C, whose translation MPQTLSSTSMFTPCGFSPHLHTSKEGEQGGLIFQDGNLTSASLDALIQHLIPTTDYYPEKAYIFTFLLSSRLFIEPHELLSRVCHKCIEQQRLDDPVLDKARIRKFGPKILQLLTEWTETFPYDFQEERMIGHLKDMIHRIAPCDEAYWKKMNQLLQTLNQKLATLSHGQEGIVKISAAVSDKLVAFKTKPPSIQREILSVCSDPYTLAQQLTHVELERLSHIGPEEFVQAFVHKDPLDGTKPCFSEQKKTSNLEAYVKWFNRLCYLVATEICMPAKKKQRAQVIEFFIDVARECFNIGNFNSLMAIISGMNMSPVSRLKKTWSKVKTAKFFILEHQMDPTGNFYNYRTALRGAAHRSLTAHSNREKIVIPFFSLLIKDIYFLNEGCANRLPNGHVNFEKFLELAKQVGEFITWKQVECPFEQDPNIIHYLHTAPIFTEDGLYLASYESESPENQTEKDRWKSLRSTILGKT comes from the exons ATGCCCCAAACGCTGAGTTCTACCAGTATGTTTACCCCATGTGGCTTCAGCCCTCATCTACATACTTCAAAAGAAGGTGAACAAGGAGGACTGATCTTCCAGGATGGAAACCTTACCTCAGCATCTCTGGATGCTCTAATCCAGCATCTGATACCTACCACTGATTACTACCCTGAA AAAGCCTATATCTTTACATTCCTGCTGAGTTCCAGACTCTTCATCGAACCCCATGAGCTTTTGTCCCGAGTTTGTCACAAGTGCATTGAGCAGCAGCGGCTGGACGACCCCGTGCTGGACAAG GCTCGAATCAGAAAATTTGGACCCAAAATCTTACAGCTGCTGACGGAGTGGACAGAGACATTCCCGTATGACTTTCAGGAAGAGCGGATGATTGGCCATCTGAAAGACATGATTCACAGGATAGCCCCATGTGATGAG GCCTACTGGAAGAAGATGAATCAGCTTTTGCAAACCCTGAATCAGAAGCTTGCCACCCTCAGCCATGGGCAAGAAGGGATTGTCAAGATCAGCGCTGCTGTCTCTGACAAGCTGGTTGCCTTTAAAACTAAACCCCCATCAATTCAGAGAGAAATCCTGAGTGTCTGCAGTGACCCCTACACTCTGGCTCAGCAGCTGACACATGTGGAGCTG GAAAGGTTAAGTCACATTGGACCCGAGGAGTTTGTGCAGGCATTTGTACATAAAGACCCTCTGGATGGCACCAAG ccttgTTTCAGTGAACAGAAGAAGACGAGTAACCTTGAGGCCTATGTGAAATGGTTCAACAGACTCTGCTATCTCGTAGCAACAGAAATTTGCATG cctgcaaaaaagaaacagcGAGCACAAGTCATTGAATTCTTCATTGATGTTGCCCGAGAGTGCTTTAACATAGGGAATTTTAATTCGCTGATGGCAATCATTT CTGGAATGAACATGAGCCCAGTTTCCAGGCTAAAGAAGACTTGGTCAAAAGTGAAAACAGCCAAATTTTTCATTCTCGag CACCAGATGGACCCCACTGGTAACTTCTACAACTACCGAACAGCGCTGCGGGGGGCTGCCCACAGGTCCCTGACGGCACACAGCAACAGGGAGAAG ATTGTGATCCCCTTCTTCAGCCTATTGAtcaaagacatttattttttgaatgaaGGATGTGCTAATCGCCTTCCAAATGGACACGTCAACTTTGAA AAATTTCTGGAACTGGCTAAGCAAGTAGGAGAATTTATAACATGGAAGCAAGTGGAATGTCCCTTTGAGCAAGACCCTAACATCATCCACTACTTGCATACTGCTCCCATTTTTACTGAAGATG GTTTGTATCTGGCTTCCTATGAAAGTGAAAGTCCGGAAAACCAGACAGAAAAAGACAGGTGGAAATCCTTAAG ATCCACTATTTTAGGAAAGACTTGA